One genomic region from Burkholderia latens encodes:
- a CDS encoding non-ribosomal peptide synthetase encodes MTKAQPDWLALATRFAQLPDAQRAVFLDKLGAAGIDFRMLPIPPRTPRSDRVPASFAQTRLWLHARLIDAPAAYHITERLALSGPLDAHALRLACDAMIARHEALRTTFDEAEDGVAQTIHPPLRCPWRETDLDAVPDAQRTARAETVASTDEAAAFDLGTAPLMRAHLIRFDATHHWLALTVHHIVSDGWSSDVMLYELAAFYRAYASGEPVPLAPLPIQYADYALWQRRWLDAGERERQLAFWRERIDPQRGVITLPGAAARPARRSARGARHVFSLDARTGAQLRAFAAAAGATPFAVLLSALDALLARATGDARICVGVPAANRERAETAGLIGFFVNTLAIDVDVPAHGDFASLVARTQRALVDAQMHQDVPFDQVVDALGVPRSASHHPLFQVMAAYGERRALPTLGAAAATLLPSGTPSAKFDLTLAVEATPDGTFDAAFIYALDLFDADAIARLAARFVTLLGDALARPGLPIGDLDWLPADERAQLAGWNAPAGAAQAEPFIPVHVRIAAHARARPDARGVADVDRALTRGEVDARAARIARNLVAAGVRPEMRVGVALQRSVDLLVALIAVLKSGAAFVPLDPAHPRERLAQIVDDAAIAHVLTDGASAGSLPAGPGLRIWRADQVDALGDAADVALPDVLPGHAAYAIYTSGSTGKPKGVIVDHAAFARHCVAIAQRYGVTENDVFLLFQSVNFDGAHEGWFSQYLSGAAVSVTADVLWPPAQTCAMMNRDGVTMTYVPPGCAAQLAEWALAHGAPPTLRSLTVGGEATSREAFAMLRRAMPNVRVVNGYGPTETVITPTLWMFRPGDDPAKLGDAAYLPIGTLVGARTAHVLDARLHPLPVGVIGELYLGGEGIGVARGYLDRPALTAERFVPDPYGAPGARLYRTGDLVRRRADGVFDFIGRVDHQVKLRGLRIELGEIEAQLAAHDAVREACAVVHGQGAQAQLVAYVELTADAQAAAQPVEAATLDAHLRRTLPDYMVPAQLIVLDALPRNANSKVDRARLPAPVRVERAYDAPHDGDEAALAAIWRDVLNVERVGRGDHFFELGGHSLAAVRVATRVAERLGRDVPVRALFEAPVLAQYARQVADAPRAAHAGSAAPGVAAFKPDAYGVWPLSPAQLGLWFLWRAQPDNAAYNIPVALRVRGPLDVGALRAAFAAAAAAHPALRTRLVLRDGTLPGQRIDDSAAVALPVVDLSAQSDALDRAAALTDADALAPFDLAADAPLWRARVLKLGAHDHVLSVTIHHIVSDGESIELWLDAVRAHYVALVRGEVASSPSSSAPAESVSLVLPAPCRTSRLAYWRDALADLPSSVLPQRADAPAVPQWRATRIAFEFDAALIRAARDTASRAHATLPMVLHAALNTALFRVTGAVDQPVGVLASTRALTGDAARDALGLFVNSVVVRTRLDPAARRADVLGQVRDTALAAYAHADVPFADVVAALRAPRAAHANPLFQVMFNYLRPTGAAARDWAGLSLDEFDDVRHRVVFTLEFDVVEHPDGRVSAAFSYADELLDGGFVDALVDVYHDEVAQFAGAPEAALGAPDALFVAEPAGPASHAPRVADASHAPHTAAALAAVWSDTFATAAPAPDADLFEAGTSSFDVVRFVDAAARAGHALTVADVFAATTLAALAARIDAAAEAEQEVRDAR; translated from the coding sequence ATGACGAAGGCCCAACCCGACTGGCTCGCGCTCGCGACGCGTTTCGCGCAACTGCCCGACGCGCAGCGCGCGGTGTTCCTCGACAAGCTCGGCGCGGCCGGCATCGACTTTCGCATGCTGCCGATCCCGCCGCGCACGCCGCGTAGCGACCGTGTGCCGGCGTCGTTCGCGCAGACGCGGCTGTGGCTGCATGCGCGGCTGATCGATGCGCCCGCCGCGTATCACATCACCGAGCGGCTCGCGCTGTCTGGCCCGCTCGACGCGCACGCGCTGCGGCTCGCATGCGATGCGATGATCGCGCGTCATGAGGCGCTGCGCACGACGTTCGACGAAGCGGAGGACGGCGTCGCGCAGACGATTCATCCGCCGCTGCGCTGCCCGTGGCGCGAGACCGATCTCGACGCGGTGCCCGACGCGCAGCGCACCGCCCGCGCGGAAACCGTCGCGTCGACGGATGAAGCCGCCGCATTCGATCTCGGCACCGCGCCGCTCATGCGCGCGCATCTGATCCGCTTCGACGCGACGCACCACTGGCTCGCGCTGACCGTTCACCACATCGTGTCGGACGGCTGGTCGTCGGACGTGATGCTGTACGAACTCGCGGCGTTCTACCGCGCTTACGCGTCCGGCGAGCCGGTGCCGCTCGCGCCGTTGCCGATCCAGTACGCGGACTACGCACTGTGGCAGCGCCGCTGGCTCGACGCGGGCGAGCGCGAGCGGCAGCTTGCGTTTTGGCGCGAACGCATCGATCCGCAGCGCGGCGTGATCACGCTGCCCGGTGCGGCCGCTCGGCCGGCCCGCCGCAGCGCGCGCGGCGCGCGTCACGTGTTTTCGCTCGACGCGCGCACCGGTGCGCAACTGCGCGCGTTCGCGGCCGCGGCGGGCGCGACGCCGTTCGCCGTGCTGCTCTCGGCGCTCGACGCGCTGCTCGCGCGCGCGACCGGCGATGCGCGGATCTGTGTCGGCGTGCCGGCCGCGAACCGCGAGCGTGCGGAAACCGCCGGGCTGATCGGCTTCTTCGTGAACACGCTCGCGATCGACGTCGACGTGCCCGCGCACGGCGATTTCGCGTCGCTGGTCGCGCGCACGCAGCGCGCGCTCGTGGATGCGCAGATGCACCAGGACGTGCCGTTCGATCAGGTCGTCGACGCGCTCGGCGTGCCGCGCAGCGCGAGCCACCATCCGCTGTTCCAGGTGATGGCCGCATATGGCGAGCGCCGCGCGTTGCCGACGCTCGGCGCGGCAGCGGCCACGTTGCTGCCGTCCGGCACGCCGTCCGCGAAATTCGACCTGACGCTCGCCGTCGAGGCGACGCCCGACGGCACGTTCGACGCCGCGTTCATCTACGCGCTCGATCTGTTCGATGCCGATGCGATCGCGCGGCTTGCCGCGCGTTTCGTCACGCTGCTCGGCGACGCGCTCGCGCGCCCCGGGTTGCCGATCGGCGATCTCGACTGGCTGCCGGCCGACGAACGTGCGCAATTGGCCGGATGGAACGCGCCGGCGGGCGCCGCGCAAGCGGAGCCGTTCATCCCGGTGCATGTGCGCATCGCCGCTCATGCGCGCGCGCGCCCCGACGCGCGCGGTGTCGCCGACGTCGATCGCGCGCTGACGCGCGGCGAGGTCGACGCGCGTGCGGCCCGCATCGCGCGCAATCTCGTCGCGGCCGGCGTGCGGCCGGAAATGCGCGTCGGCGTCGCGTTGCAGCGCTCGGTCGACCTGCTGGTCGCGCTGATCGCGGTGCTGAAGTCGGGCGCGGCGTTCGTACCGCTCGATCCTGCGCACCCGCGCGAGCGGCTCGCGCAGATCGTCGATGACGCGGCGATCGCGCACGTGCTGACCGACGGCGCGAGCGCCGGATCGCTGCCGGCGGGGCCCGGCCTGCGCATCTGGCGTGCGGATCAGGTCGACGCGCTCGGCGACGCCGCGGACGTCGCGCTGCCCGACGTGTTGCCCGGTCACGCCGCGTATGCGATCTACACGTCGGGTTCGACCGGCAAGCCGAAGGGCGTGATCGTCGACCATGCGGCGTTCGCGCGACATTGCGTGGCGATCGCGCAGCGTTACGGCGTAACCGAGAACGACGTGTTCCTGCTGTTCCAGTCCGTCAACTTCGACGGCGCGCACGAAGGCTGGTTTTCGCAATACCTGTCGGGCGCCGCCGTGTCGGTGACGGCCGACGTGCTGTGGCCGCCGGCGCAAACCTGCGCGATGATGAACCGCGACGGCGTGACGATGACCTACGTGCCGCCCGGCTGCGCCGCGCAGCTTGCCGAGTGGGCGCTCGCGCACGGCGCGCCGCCGACGCTGCGTTCGCTGACGGTCGGCGGCGAAGCGACGTCGCGCGAAGCATTCGCGATGCTGCGCCGCGCGATGCCGAACGTGCGCGTCGTCAACGGCTACGGCCCGACCGAAACCGTGATCACGCCGACGCTGTGGATGTTCCGCCCCGGCGACGATCCTGCGAAACTCGGCGATGCCGCGTATCTGCCAATCGGCACGCTGGTCGGCGCGCGCACCGCGCACGTGCTCGATGCGCGGCTGCATCCGCTGCCGGTGGGCGTGATCGGCGAACTGTATCTGGGCGGCGAGGGGATCGGCGTCGCACGCGGCTATCTCGATCGCCCGGCGCTGACGGCCGAGCGCTTCGTGCCGGATCCGTACGGCGCACCGGGCGCACGCCTGTATCGCACCGGCGACCTCGTGCGGCGCCGCGCGGACGGCGTGTTCGACTTCATCGGCCGCGTGGATCATCAGGTGAAGCTGCGCGGGCTGCGCATCGAGCTCGGCGAGATCGAGGCGCAACTGGCAGCGCACGATGCGGTGCGCGAAGCGTGCGCGGTCGTGCACGGGCAAGGCGCCCAGGCGCAGCTGGTCGCGTATGTCGAACTGACCGCCGACGCGCAGGCCGCCGCGCAGCCGGTCGAAGCCGCGACGCTCGACGCGCATCTGCGCCGCACGCTGCCCGACTACATGGTGCCCGCGCAACTGATCGTGCTGGACGCGCTGCCGCGCAACGCGAACAGCAAGGTCGACCGTGCGCGGCTGCCGGCGCCGGTGCGCGTCGAACGCGCTTACGACGCGCCGCACGACGGCGACGAAGCCGCGCTCGCGGCAATCTGGCGCGACGTGCTGAACGTCGAACGCGTCGGCCGCGGCGATCACTTCTTCGAGCTCGGCGGTCATTCGCTGGCCGCGGTGCGCGTGGCAACGCGCGTTGCCGAGCGGCTCGGCCGCGACGTGCCGGTGCGCGCGCTGTTCGAAGCGCCGGTGCTCGCGCAGTACGCGCGCCAGGTCGCCGATGCGCCGCGCGCCGCGCACGCCGGCTCGGCGGCGCCCGGCGTCGCGGCGTTCAAACCCGACGCGTACGGCGTGTGGCCGCTGTCGCCCGCGCAGCTGGGCCTGTGGTTTCTGTGGCGTGCGCAGCCGGACAATGCCGCGTACAACATTCCGGTCGCGCTGCGCGTGCGCGGCCCGCTCGACGTCGGTGCGCTGCGCGCGGCGTTCGCGGCTGCGGCAGCCGCGCATCCGGCGCTGCGCACGCGGCTCGTGCTGCGCGACGGAACGCTGCCCGGGCAGCGGATCGACGATTCAGCCGCCGTCGCGCTGCCTGTCGTCGATCTGTCCGCGCAGTCCGACGCGCTTGACCGCGCGGCGGCACTGACCGACGCCGACGCGCTCGCGCCGTTCGATCTCGCCGCCGATGCGCCGCTGTGGCGTGCGCGCGTGCTGAAGCTCGGCGCGCATGATCACGTGCTGTCGGTGACGATTCATCACATCGTGTCGGACGGCGAATCGATCGAGCTGTGGCTCGATGCGGTGCGCGCACACTATGTCGCGCTGGTCCGTGGCGAAGTCGCGTCGTCGCCATCGTCGTCGGCGCCCGCAGAAAGCGTGTCGCTCGTGCTGCCGGCGCCATGCCGCACGTCGCGCCTCGCGTACTGGCGCGACGCGCTCGCCGACTTGCCGTCATCGGTGCTGCCGCAACGCGCGGACGCGCCGGCCGTCCCGCAATGGCGCGCAACGCGCATCGCGTTCGAGTTCGACGCAGCACTGATTCGCGCCGCGCGCGACACCGCGTCGCGTGCCCACGCGACGTTGCCGATGGTGCTGCACGCGGCGCTCAACACCGCGCTGTTCCGCGTGACCGGCGCGGTCGACCAGCCGGTCGGCGTGCTCGCATCGACGCGCGCGCTGACGGGCGACGCGGCGCGCGATGCGCTCGGGCTCTTCGTCAACTCGGTGGTGGTGCGCACGCGGCTCGACCCGGCGGCCCGCCGCGCCGACGTGCTCGGCCAGGTGCGCGACACGGCGCTCGCCGCGTATGCGCACGCCGACGTGCCGTTCGCGGACGTCGTCGCCGCGCTGCGCGCGCCGCGTGCCGCGCACGCCAATCCGCTGTTCCAGGTGATGTTCAACTACCTGCGTCCGACGGGTGCTGCCGCGCGCGACTGGGCCGGCCTGTCGCTCGACGAATTCGACGACGTGCGCCATCGCGTCGTGTTCACACTCGAGTTCGACGTGGTCGAGCATCCGGACGGCCGCGTGAGCGCCGCGTTCTCGTATGCGGACGAATTGCTCGACGGCGGTTTCGTCGATGCGCTCGTCGACGTCTACCACGACGAAGTCGCGCAGTTCGCGGGCGCCCCGGAAGCGGCGCTCGGTGCGCCCGATGCGCTGTTCGTCGCGGAACCCGCCGGTCCGGCAAGCCACGCGCCGCGTGTCGCCGACGCGTCGCACGCGCCGCACACGGCGGCCGCGCTCGCCGCGGTGTGGTCGGACACGTTCGCGACGGCCGCGCCCGCGCCCGATGCCGATCTGTTCGAAGCCGGTACGAGCTCGTTCGACGTCGTGCGTTTCGTCGACGCGGCCGCCCGTGCCGGTCACGCGCTGACCGTGGCCGACGTGTTCGCCGCGACGACGCTCGCGGCGCTCGCCGCGCGTATCGATGCGGCGGCCGAAGCGGAGCAGGAGGTGCGCGATGCTCGCTGA
- a CDS encoding GNAT family N-acetyltransferase, which yields MLAEVRPDGFTMLDTYRLAFADGLFAVRDGTEIRVAQGDGIGAQLLRVQLGDDGALRVVAYNHRAAPADQRRALLAALAAAFSDAARHAAIRLDPAAWPAVALDALRASGVLADGGLCMREGWAQQADLWRVGTHLPCATLPMFTDGRRHPRRPPAPRGDVYARDLPALGMRFTLRGWQPGEDAARIAQWFDKPRVRDGWPWARPGADGTAPDADPHVTPLIGCFDGEPFAYVEAFWLKEDPLAPHVGARDYDRGLRMLVGASRWRGPHWVAGWLPCVVHHLFLDDPRTEAVGCAVPDGRTRVVDLLARHGFTRQRRLALADAQPLWMCTQRETFFAGRHV from the coding sequence ATGCTCGCTGAAGTGCGTCCGGACGGTTTCACGATGCTCGACACGTACCGCCTTGCGTTCGCCGACGGCTTGTTCGCCGTGCGCGACGGCACGGAAATCCGCGTCGCGCAGGGCGACGGCATCGGCGCGCAGTTGCTGCGCGTGCAACTCGGCGACGACGGCGCGCTGCGCGTCGTCGCCTACAACCATCGCGCGGCGCCGGCCGATCAGCGCCGCGCGCTGCTGGCCGCGCTCGCCGCCGCGTTTTCCGATGCGGCGCGCCACGCGGCGATCAGGCTCGACCCGGCCGCGTGGCCGGCGGTCGCGCTCGACGCGCTGCGCGCGAGCGGCGTGCTCGCCGACGGCGGCCTGTGCATGCGCGAAGGCTGGGCACAGCAGGCCGATCTGTGGCGCGTCGGCACGCACTTGCCGTGCGCGACGCTGCCGATGTTCACCGACGGCCGGCGTCATCCGCGCCGGCCGCCTGCGCCGCGCGGCGACGTGTATGCGCGCGACCTGCCGGCGCTCGGCATGCGCTTCACGCTGCGCGGCTGGCAGCCGGGCGAAGACGCGGCGCGCATCGCGCAGTGGTTCGACAAGCCGCGCGTGCGCGACGGCTGGCCGTGGGCGCGGCCCGGCGCAGACGGCACGGCGCCCGATGCCGATCCGCACGTCACGCCGCTCATCGGCTGCTTCGACGGCGAACCGTTCGCGTATGTCGAGGCGTTCTGGCTGAAGGAAGACCCGCTTGCACCGCACGTCGGCGCGCGCGATTACGACCGCGGGCTGCGGATGCTGGTCGGCGCGTCGCGCTGGCGCGGCCCGCACTGGGTGGCCGGCTGGCTGCCGTGCGTCGTGCATCACCTGTTTCTCGACGACCCGCGCACCGAAGCGGTCGGCTGCGCGGTCCCGGACGGCCGCACGCGGGTCGTCGATCTCCTCGCGCGGCACGGCTTCACGCGGCAGCGGCGGCTCGCGCTCGCCGACGCGCAGCCGCTGTGGATGTGCACGCAGCGCGAGACGTTCTTTGCCGGCCGTCATGTATGA
- a CDS encoding lysine N(6)-hydroxylase/L-ornithine N(5)-oxygenase family protein → MQRETVFDLIGVGFGPSNLALAVRLAERGGARPFTHCFVERQPEFGWHRGMLLADCRMQISFLKDLVTMRDPTSRYTFINYLFERGRLNEFVNLKNFYPTRVEFHDYLSWVADAFDEHVHYSETVTAIEPVSGDGARIDALRVLSRDAAGHERQRVTRALSVGVGGTPAVPDAFAALGRERVIHSSSYLTDIDRLVAAPDGERRRVAVIGAGQSAAEVFVDLARRFPHVDASLVMRAGALKPADDSPFVNEIFSPEFTDVVYAQPHDARRALLERYRDTNYAVVDRPLIEQIYEMLYLQRIDGTPRHALLANSAIEAAVRGGDGRIELTLRDRMNGATRVERFDALVLATGYRRDTHAALLEGLAPHLGDALTRGDVTRDYLLATPEHFAPRIYLQGCCEDSHGLSDTLLSVLARRADEICASLEAGADAAHDDGAGRTAHEQRHQHGASASRMAFAL, encoded by the coding sequence ATGCAGAGAGAAACCGTATTCGACCTGATCGGCGTCGGCTTCGGGCCGTCGAACCTGGCGCTGGCCGTGCGCCTCGCGGAGCGCGGCGGCGCACGGCCGTTCACGCATTGCTTCGTCGAACGTCAGCCTGAATTCGGCTGGCACCGCGGGATGCTGCTCGCCGATTGCCGGATGCAGATCTCGTTTCTGAAGGATCTCGTGACGATGCGCGATCCGACGAGCCGCTACACGTTCATCAACTACCTGTTCGAGCGCGGCCGACTGAACGAATTCGTGAATTTGAAGAACTTCTACCCGACCCGCGTCGAGTTTCACGATTATCTGAGCTGGGTGGCCGATGCGTTCGACGAGCACGTGCATTACAGCGAGACCGTCACCGCGATCGAGCCCGTGTCCGGCGACGGCGCGCGCATCGACGCGCTGCGCGTGCTGTCGCGCGACGCGGCCGGCCACGAGCGCCAGCGCGTGACACGCGCGCTGTCGGTTGGCGTCGGCGGCACGCCGGCGGTGCCGGACGCGTTCGCGGCACTGGGCCGCGAACGCGTGATCCATTCGTCGTCGTATCTGACCGACATCGACCGGCTGGTCGCGGCGCCGGACGGCGAGCGGCGCCGCGTCGCGGTAATCGGCGCGGGGCAGAGCGCGGCGGAGGTGTTCGTCGACCTCGCGCGCCGCTTCCCGCACGTCGACGCGAGCCTCGTGATGCGCGCGGGCGCGCTGAAGCCGGCCGACGACAGCCCGTTCGTCAACGAGATCTTCAGCCCCGAGTTCACCGACGTCGTTTATGCGCAGCCGCACGACGCGCGCCGTGCGTTGCTCGAGCGCTATCGCGACACCAACTACGCAGTGGTCGACCGGCCGCTGATCGAGCAGATCTACGAAATGCTGTACCTGCAGCGCATCGACGGCACGCCGCGCCACGCGCTGCTCGCGAACAGCGCGATCGAGGCCGCCGTGCGCGGCGGCGACGGCCGCATCGAGCTGACGCTGCGCGACCGGATGAACGGGGCGACGCGGGTCGAACGGTTCGACGCACTGGTGCTCGCGACCGGCTATCGGCGCGACACGCATGCGGCGCTGCTCGAGGGGCTCGCGCCGCACCTGGGCGATGCGCTCACGCGCGGCGACGTGACGCGCGATTACCTGCTCGCGACGCCCGAGCACTTCGCGCCGCGCATCTATCTGCAAGGCTGCTGCGAAGACAGCCACGGGCTGTCCGACACGCTGCTGTCGGTGCTGGCGCGCCGCGCGGACGAAATCTGCGCGTCGCTCGAAGCAGGCGCCGACGCCGCGCATGACGACGGCGCGGGGCGCACCGCGCACGAACAACGACATCAACACGGGGCGAGCGCGAGCCGCATGGCTTTCGCTCTTTGA
- a CDS encoding TonB-dependent siderophore receptor, protein MEWATGTRVRAIAAAASVAFGMAAGHAYAQTAPAVNAGAAASASGAQNGAAGAAAKAADAAGAQGGTSTGTLPAINVNAGAEGDGTVGLVAKRSRTGTKTDTAINEIPQTINVVTAQQIEMTGATDVNAALRYVPGFSSYGSDNRSDWYAALRGFTPTAYVDGLQVPNTINLASWRVDPYMIDSISVLRGPTSVLYGAGDPGAIVDVHTKLADGERVREAGVQIGDYARKQFMIDVGDKLDPDGKYAYRFVGVARDGNALTGPNNDQRVALAPSFRWRPDADTSLTLSATYLQDWGDISSNFLPAQGTVLPNPNGQITKDIYEGDGNFNYYRKKQWSLGYQFERKLSPMWTFRQNTRWMHLSLDNGSVFANGFDGDSTTDVSRWAGVFQMNYSRFDIDNNVEGRFGTGPFEHTLLLGFQYNRQTATDSEWLAAAPSLNIYNPVYLPVTTAVFDPNSTFRTNTYTTMNTFGLYAQDQVKWNRWTLTLGGREDWVNMRQDDRAAGTSTKADITAFTGRVGLTYQGDYGLSPYVSYATSFNPLIGVNLVGGGLPQPTRGKQIEAGLRWQPPGKNLMLNAAIYQINQTNVLTTALPTQDPTGTKSVQTGEVRSRGIELSATGKVTPNLSLIAAYVYQDVKNVKANDVSLNNWPVDIPRPRQMASLWADWTWHTGPLAGFGLGGGVRYQSASAGAADNSLTVSSYTLFDAGVHYDMRNWRFAVNATNLFNRHYISGCQSTNVCIFGTDRTVIATAKYNW, encoded by the coding sequence ATGGAGTGGGCAACAGGCACGCGTGTGCGTGCGATCGCAGCCGCGGCAAGCGTGGCGTTCGGGATGGCGGCAGGGCACGCATACGCCCAGACGGCGCCGGCCGTGAACGCAGGCGCGGCGGCATCGGCGAGCGGTGCGCAGAACGGCGCGGCGGGCGCGGCAGCCAAGGCGGCGGATGCGGCCGGCGCGCAGGGCGGCACGTCGACCGGCACGCTGCCGGCGATCAACGTCAACGCGGGCGCGGAAGGAGACGGCACGGTCGGCCTCGTCGCGAAGCGCAGCCGCACCGGCACCAAGACCGATACGGCGATCAATGAAATTCCGCAGACGATCAACGTCGTCACCGCGCAGCAGATCGAGATGACCGGCGCGACCGACGTGAACGCGGCGCTGCGCTACGTGCCCGGCTTCTCGTCGTACGGTTCGGACAACCGGTCCGACTGGTACGCGGCGCTGCGCGGCTTCACGCCGACCGCGTACGTGGACGGGCTGCAGGTGCCGAACACGATCAACCTCGCGAGCTGGCGCGTCGATCCGTACATGATCGACAGCATCAGCGTGCTGCGCGGGCCGACGTCGGTGCTGTACGGCGCCGGCGACCCCGGCGCGATCGTCGACGTGCACACGAAGCTCGCCGACGGCGAGCGCGTGCGCGAAGCCGGCGTGCAGATCGGCGACTACGCACGCAAGCAGTTCATGATCGACGTCGGCGACAAGCTCGATCCGGACGGCAAGTACGCGTACCGGTTCGTCGGCGTCGCGCGCGACGGCAACGCGCTGACCGGCCCGAACAACGATCAGCGCGTGGCGCTCGCGCCGTCGTTCCGCTGGCGCCCGGACGCCGATACGTCGCTGACGCTGTCCGCCACTTACCTGCAGGACTGGGGCGACATCTCGTCGAACTTCCTGCCGGCGCAGGGCACGGTGCTGCCGAACCCGAACGGGCAGATCACGAAGGACATCTACGAAGGCGACGGCAACTTCAACTACTACCGCAAAAAGCAGTGGTCGCTCGGCTACCAGTTCGAGCGGAAGCTGAGTCCGATGTGGACGTTCCGGCAGAACACGCGCTGGATGCATCTGTCGCTCGACAACGGCTCGGTGTTCGCGAACGGTTTCGACGGCGACAGCACAACCGACGTGTCGCGCTGGGCCGGCGTATTCCAGATGAACTACAGCCGCTTCGACATCGACAACAACGTGGAGGGCCGCTTCGGCACCGGCCCGTTCGAGCACACGCTGCTGCTCGGCTTCCAGTACAACCGGCAGACCGCGACCGACAGCGAATGGCTGGCCGCGGCGCCGTCGCTGAACATCTACAACCCGGTCTACCTGCCGGTCACGACCGCCGTGTTCGATCCGAACTCGACGTTCCGCACGAACACGTACACGACGATGAACACGTTCGGCCTGTACGCGCAGGATCAGGTCAAGTGGAACCGCTGGACGCTGACGCTCGGCGGCCGCGAGGACTGGGTGAACATGCGGCAGGACGACCGCGCGGCCGGCACGTCGACGAAGGCCGACATCACGGCATTCACGGGCCGTGTGGGCCTCACGTATCAGGGCGATTACGGGCTGTCGCCGTATGTCAGCTATGCGACGTCGTTCAATCCGCTGATCGGCGTGAATCTGGTGGGCGGCGGGCTGCCGCAGCCGACGCGCGGCAAGCAGATCGAAGCCGGCCTGCGCTGGCAGCCGCCGGGCAAGAACCTGATGCTGAACGCGGCGATCTATCAGATCAACCAGACCAACGTGCTCACGACCGCGCTGCCGACGCAGGATCCGACCGGCACGAAGTCGGTGCAGACCGGCGAAGTGCGCTCGCGCGGGATCGAGCTGAGCGCGACCGGCAAGGTCACGCCGAACCTGTCGCTGATCGCCGCTTACGTGTATCAGGACGTGAAGAACGTGAAGGCGAACGACGTGTCGCTGAACAACTGGCCGGTCGACATTCCGCGGCCGCGGCAGATGGCGTCGCTGTGGGCCGACTGGACGTGGCACACGGGGCCGCTCGCGGGCTTCGGGCTCGGCGGCGGCGTGCGCTACCAGAGCGCGTCGGCCGGCGCGGCCGACAACTCGCTGACGGTATCGAGCTACACGCTGTTCGACGCAGGCGTGCATTACGACATGCGCAACTGGCGCTTTGCGGTCAATGCGACGAACCTGTTCAACCGCCATTACATCAGCGGTTGCCAGTCGACCAACGTCTGCATTTTCGGGACCGACCGCACGGTGATCGCCACCGCGAAATACAACTGGTGA
- a CDS encoding formyltransferase family protein, whose protein sequence is MPKKNLVYIQSLRNGAADRAGQPVAYRGGTRYMKAPLEFLVERLNESPLGDRYTLQGVIIDDDEGSPADRAKVADYGFTRTPGRPWILPAGLTVQGRPVDDLFCTIASTYRRLPRDARERVTGKQAFERRLLERLLELDADVVVLDGLLVILDELVRPGARFHRRIANIHPGITADDSPYQRRGAWATLDALHGARGERVDWATGTTSHVEPVTMTGASFHYVDNGIDSGEVICDVLDTPIAPDDTILELRWNNFQRSLFPALERGLHILADRHDAGAL, encoded by the coding sequence ATGCCGAAGAAAAATCTCGTCTATATCCAGTCGCTGCGCAATGGCGCGGCCGATCGCGCCGGCCAGCCGGTCGCTTACCGGGGCGGCACGCGCTACATGAAGGCGCCGCTCGAATTCCTCGTCGAGCGGCTGAACGAATCGCCGCTCGGCGACCGCTATACGCTGCAGGGCGTGATCATCGACGACGACGAAGGTTCGCCGGCCGACCGCGCGAAGGTCGCGGACTACGGGTTCACGCGCACGCCGGGCCGCCCGTGGATCCTGCCCGCCGGGCTGACCGTGCAGGGCCGGCCGGTCGACGACCTGTTCTGCACCATCGCATCGACGTACCGGCGGCTGCCGCGCGACGCACGCGAACGCGTGACGGGCAAGCAGGCGTTCGAGCGCCGCCTGCTCGAACGCCTGCTCGAACTCGACGCCGACGTGGTCGTGCTCGACGGGCTGCTCGTGATCCTCGACGAGCTCGTGCGCCCCGGCGCGCGCTTTCATCGCCGCATCGCGAACATCCATCCCGGCATCACCGCCGACGATTCGCCGTACCAGCGGCGCGGCGCGTGGGCGACGCTCGATGCGCTGCACGGCGCGCGCGGCGAACGGGTCGACTGGGCGACTGGCACGACGTCGCACGTCGAACCCGTGACGATGACGGGCGCATCGTTTCACTACGTCGACAACGGCATCGATTCCGGCGAGGTGATCTGCGACGTGCTCGACACGCCGATCGCGCCGGACGACACGATTCTCGAACTGCGCTGGAACAACTTCCAGCGCAGCCTGTTTCCGGCGCTCGAGCGAGGGCTGCATATCCTCGCCGACCGCCATGACGCGGGAGCACTGTGA